One Clostridium sp. CM027 genomic window carries:
- a CDS encoding polysaccharide biosynthesis protein — MSEQANSNKQSTTKGFAILSAAGFMVKVLSLLYIPFLGKILGEDGLGVYYSAYSIFTYVYILTNAGIPVAISKIVSELIAVGNYKDAVKTFKIARFSLLILGIVMSLLMLIFVVPIANATESDTAKLAIMALAPTILLSSVLSAYRGYFQGRGNMTPTAVSQVLEQIANTIFSLVFAACFIKYGLAEGAAGGTIGTTVGALVAVIYMIYAYKKNRIFIVPKGYNKLNIKRLTTKKIIKKLLGVAVPMTICLGIQQSGLLIDLGVVKSRMLSSGMDKVQVSILWGVLSKYTTLINVPIAIITALAMTILPSISGLMALKDKKAVRSKIDYAFRLCFLVAVPSAVGLAVLAKPIVYLIQYGSDVSRLLTYGSVVIILMAVVSIQTSILQGLGKLYLVTIYAVLGLIGKIITNYIFVAIPTLNVLGAVMANGVSFAIILMLNYNTMNKALGIRIKLASHAIKPIIASGVMAVVAGFMYTILNFIFSHIKQGYFANAVSILFTICLAILTYFFALVIIGGITKDDLDVFPRKIKKLIPKYILQRIK; from the coding sequence ATGAGTGAACAAGCAAATTCAAATAAACAATCTACAACAAAAGGTTTTGCCATATTATCTGCGGCAGGTTTTATGGTTAAGGTTTTATCACTACTTTATATACCTTTTTTAGGGAAAATACTAGGAGAGGATGGGTTAGGGGTATATTATTCAGCATACAGTATATTTACATATGTATATATATTAACAAATGCTGGTATTCCTGTGGCTATTTCTAAGATAGTATCAGAGCTCATAGCGGTAGGTAATTATAAGGATGCTGTAAAGACTTTTAAAATAGCTAGATTTTCGCTTTTGATATTAGGGATAGTTATGTCACTTTTAATGCTTATTTTCGTAGTACCTATAGCTAATGCAACCGAGAGTGATACTGCAAAATTAGCAATCATGGCACTCGCTCCAACTATTCTATTATCATCTGTATTATCAGCTTATAGAGGTTATTTTCAAGGGAGAGGGAATATGACCCCCACTGCTGTATCACAAGTATTAGAACAAATTGCAAATACTATATTTAGTTTAGTTTTTGCAGCGTGTTTTATAAAATATGGGCTAGCAGAAGGAGCGGCAGGCGGAACTATTGGAACAACTGTAGGAGCACTGGTTGCGGTAATATATATGATTTATGCTTATAAAAAAAATAGAATTTTTATAGTTCCAAAAGGGTATAATAAGTTAAATATAAAGAGATTAACTACTAAAAAAATAATAAAAAAGCTATTGGGTGTTGCCGTGCCAATGACAATATGTTTAGGAATACAACAATCAGGATTATTGATTGATTTAGGGGTAGTTAAATCAAGAATGTTATCTTCTGGAATGGATAAAGTGCAGGTTAGTATTTTATGGGGTGTGTTAAGTAAATATACGACATTAATAAATGTGCCTATAGCTATTATTACAGCTCTAGCCATGACTATTCTGCCTTCTATATCCGGCTTAATGGCACTTAAGGACAAAAAAGCTGTAAGAAGTAAAATTGATTATGCTTTTAGGCTGTGTTTTTTGGTGGCAGTACCTTCCGCAGTTGGACTTGCAGTTTTAGCTAAACCCATAGTATATTTAATCCAATATGGGTCTGACGTTTCAAGATTACTTACATATGGATCAGTGGTAATAATACTTATGGCTGTGGTTAGTATTCAAACTTCAATTCTTCAGGGGCTTGGAAAACTTTACTTAGTTACAATTTATGCAGTTCTGGGATTGATAGGAAAAATAATTACTAATTATATTTTTGTAGCAATTCCAACACTTAATGTATTAGGGGCTGTTATGGCCAACGGAGTAAGTTTTGCAATAATTTTGATGTTGAACTATAATACTATGAACAAAGCGCTAGGGATTAGAATTAAACTAGCTAGTCATGCAATAAAACCCATAATAGCATCAGGGGTTATGGCTGTAGTTGCAGGGTTCATGTATACTATCTTAAATTTTATATTCAGTCATATTAAACAAGGATATTTTGCTAATGCTGTTTCTATATTATTTACTATATGCTTAGCTATATTAACTTATTTCTTCGCATTAGTGATTATAGGTGGAATAACTAAAGATGATTTGGATGTATTTCCAAGAAAGATTAAGAAACTTATACCTAAGTATATTTTACAAAGAATTAAATAA
- a CDS encoding lactate utilization protein: protein MKEIHTWHKETIGSKVVEVLKKNGFSAVYLKKGEEASEFIMSNVHKGDRVGFGGSMTISELGIQEKVKAMGGVVLDHGDPTLTPYEKVETMRGELLSDVYLCSSNAVTLDGELVNVDGAGNRVAAMSFGPKKVIVVVGVNKICKNEASAFERIEQIAAPKNNMRLNMPNPCTKTGVCNDCKTDTRICRIYSVIKRKPMRTDITVVVIGEDFGF, encoded by the coding sequence ATGAAAGAAATTCATACATGGCATAAAGAGACTATTGGGTCAAAAGTAGTAGAGGTTCTTAAAAAAAATGGTTTTTCAGCAGTTTATTTAAAAAAAGGTGAGGAAGCCTCAGAATTTATAATGAGTAATGTACACAAGGGTGACAGAGTAGGTTTTGGAGGATCAATGACTATAAGTGAACTTGGTATACAAGAAAAGGTAAAGGCCATGGGAGGAGTTGTGTTAGATCATGGTGATCCAACTTTAACACCTTACGAAAAAGTGGAGACTATGAGGGGTGAGCTCCTTAGTGATGTTTATTTATGTAGTTCTAATGCTGTAACTTTAGATGGAGAGCTTGTTAACGTTGATGGGGCAGGAAATAGAGTGGCAGCAATGAGCTTTGGACCTAAAAAAGTCATTGTTGTAGTAGGGGTTAATAAAATTTGTAAAAATGAAGCTTCAGCTTTTGAACGAATAGAACAAATTGCGGCACCAAAGAATAATATGAGACTAAATATGCCCAATCCTTGTACTAAGACGGGAGTTTGCAATGACTGCAAAACAGATACTAGAATCTGTAGGATCTATTCTGTAATTAAAAGAAAGCCTATGAGAACTGATATTACTGTAGTTGTAATTGGTGAGGACTTCGGTTTTTAA
- a CDS encoding helix-turn-helix domain-containing protein produces the protein MSDKIMKINNKEYSCAIELTLDIIGGKWKPIILWKLAQNGVLRFSELKRSMGGITQKMLTQQLRELESYEMVHRKVYAEVPPKVEYSLTKQGKSVMPILDVMCKWGTDYYEGIVSDNKE, from the coding sequence ATGAGCGATAAAATTATGAAAATAAATAATAAAGAATATAGTTGTGCCATAGAGTTAACACTAGATATAATAGGTGGTAAGTGGAAGCCAATTATTCTTTGGAAATTAGCCCAAAACGGTGTATTAAGATTTAGCGAATTGAAACGCTCCATGGGTGGAATAACACAAAAAATGTTAACACAACAGCTTAGAGAATTAGAATCATATGAAATGGTTCATAGAAAAGTTTATGCAGAAGTTCCTCCTAAGGTAGAATACTCTTTAACAAAACAAGGCAAAAGTGTAATGCCTATATTAGACGTTATGTGTAAGTGGGGAACTGATTATTATGAAGGCATCGTCTCTGACAACAAAGAATAG
- a CDS encoding nicotinate phosphoribosyltransferase has product MKHSKDFNVRNERNLTMLVDFYELTMANGYLDNNVQDKIAYFDMFFRRIPDGGGYCIMAGVQQLLEYLSNLKFSNDDISYLKSKNDFSDDFIDYLKDFKFSCDVWAVPEGYPVFPGEPLVIVKGPIIQAQFVETMILLTINHQTLIATKASRICRAAKGRPVMEFGSRRAQGYDGAIYGARAAVIGGCVGTACTIAEEMFDIPAIGTMAHSWVQLFDTEYDAFKSWTITYPDNCVLLIDTYNVLRSGILNAIKVFNDVLKPMGKRPKGIRIDSGDITYLTKKVRVILDEAGYSDVKITVSNSLDEYIISGVLENGAQIDNFGVGERLITARSEPVFGGVYKLVAVENDGEIIPKIKISENAEKIINPAFKKLYRIFDKTSHKAIADFITLHDEKIDESRPLEIFNPVYTWKKKNLKHYYVKELMVKLFENGQQIYESPSVMEIKAFSEQEVSKLWTEVLRFDNPHAYYVDLSWNLWNLKQGLLTHYSETLEE; this is encoded by the coding sequence ATGAAACACTCAAAAGATTTTAATGTGAGGAACGAAAGAAACCTAACAATGCTGGTAGACTTTTACGAATTAACTATGGCAAACGGTTATTTAGATAATAATGTTCAAGATAAAATTGCCTACTTTGATATGTTTTTTAGACGAATACCTGACGGTGGTGGATATTGTATTATGGCCGGGGTACAACAATTACTTGAATATCTTTCTAATTTGAAATTTTCAAATGATGATATATCCTATCTAAAAAGCAAAAATGATTTTTCAGATGATTTTATAGATTATTTAAAGGATTTTAAATTTTCTTGTGATGTCTGGGCGGTGCCAGAAGGTTATCCTGTTTTTCCTGGTGAACCCTTGGTTATAGTTAAAGGACCTATTATACAAGCTCAATTTGTTGAGACAATGATACTACTCACAATAAATCATCAAACTTTAATAGCTACAAAAGCGAGTAGAATATGTAGAGCCGCAAAGGGTAGACCTGTTATGGAATTTGGTTCTAGGCGTGCTCAAGGCTATGATGGCGCTATATATGGAGCACGTGCCGCCGTTATTGGTGGTTGTGTTGGTACTGCTTGCACTATCGCTGAAGAAATGTTTGATATCCCAGCCATTGGAACTATGGCTCATAGTTGGGTACAGCTTTTTGATACTGAATATGATGCCTTTAAATCTTGGACTATAACCTACCCCGATAACTGTGTACTTCTTATAGATACTTATAACGTACTACGCTCTGGGATTCTAAATGCCATAAAAGTATTTAATGATGTACTTAAACCTATGGGTAAAAGACCTAAAGGAATACGAATTGATAGTGGTGATATTACCTATCTAACTAAAAAAGTTAGAGTAATTTTAGATGAAGCTGGATACTCAGATGTAAAGATTACGGTTTCTAACTCACTGGATGAATATATTATAAGCGGTGTTTTGGAAAATGGGGCACAAATTGATAACTTTGGTGTTGGTGAGAGACTTATTACTGCAAGATCGGAACCAGTGTTTGGCGGTGTTTATAAACTCGTTGCAGTTGAGAATGATGGAGAAATAATACCAAAAATTAAGATTAGTGAGAATGCAGAAAAAATCATCAATCCTGCTTTTAAAAAATTATATAGAATTTTCGATAAAACATCACACAAGGCCATTGCAGATTTTATTACCTTACATGATGAGAAAATCGATGAAAGTAGACCACTTGAAATATTTAATCCAGTTTATACCTGGAAAAAGAAAAATCTTAAACATTACTATGTAAAAGAACTTATGGTTAAACTATTTGAAAATGGACAGCAGATTTATGAATCTCCGTCTGTTATGGAAATAAAAGCATTTTCTGAACAAGAAGTATCTAAGTTATGGACAGAAGTTTTAAGATTTGATAATCCTCATGCATATTATGTGGATCTTTCTTGGAATTTATGGAACCTAAAGCAAGGTCTATTAACTCATTATTCTGAAACCCTCGAGGAGTAA
- the ndk gene encoding nucleoside-diphosphate kinase: MERTLVLIKPDGVKRGLIGKILNQYEEKSLEIVSLKMITATKDIAKKHYSEHAGKKFFDALINYITEGKICAIILMGEKAVDVVRKINGDKDPVKAELGSIRGKFTLDKTKNLVHASDSIESAEHEIALWFPELASLQKLTYQDQYKGTVDLFSKTDGLSINV; this comes from the coding sequence ATGGAAAGAACTTTGGTTTTAATTAAACCAGATGGAGTTAAACGAGGACTTATTGGGAAAATTCTTAATCAATATGAAGAGAAATCATTAGAAATTGTGTCGCTCAAAATGATTACTGCTACAAAGGACATTGCTAAAAAACATTATAGTGAACACGCAGGAAAGAAATTTTTTGATGCGTTAATAAATTATATTACTGAAGGTAAAATATGTGCAATTATTTTAATGGGTGAAAAAGCTGTTGATGTAGTGCGTAAAATCAATGGAGATAAGGATCCTGTAAAAGCGGAACTTGGCAGTATAAGAGGGAAATTCACTTTGGATAAAACTAAAAATTTAGTTCACGCCTCTGATAGCATTGAAAGTGCAGAACATGAGATTGCGTTATGGTTTCCGGAGCTTGCGAGCCTTCAAAAGCTTACATACCAAGATCAGTATAAGGGAACTGTTGATTTGTTTTCAAAAACAGATGGTCTATCAATAAATGTATAA
- a CDS encoding CoA pyrophosphatase has product MVNKLEKIFKNRDSKVIGEFKESAVMILLTEDAEGLSIVFEVRAHKLRSQPGDVCLPGGKVELDENPRETSIRETMEELNLKIDQIEIIGDMDYYISPYGNLLYAFVGKLKYGEINPNEDEVDHVFKVPLKFFLENEPLLYRMEIGPINQEGFPFHLINGGKDYKFRKGYLDEHFYEYNNYKIWGFTGQIIKSFIEILQNSNKK; this is encoded by the coding sequence ATGGTAAATAAGCTAGAAAAAATATTTAAAAATAGAGATTCTAAGGTTATTGGAGAATTTAAAGAAAGTGCAGTTATGATATTACTTACGGAGGATGCAGAGGGATTATCTATTGTATTTGAAGTGCGTGCACACAAATTAAGAAGCCAGCCAGGTGATGTTTGTCTTCCAGGTGGAAAGGTGGAACTAGATGAAAATCCAAGGGAAACTTCTATAAGAGAAACTATGGAAGAATTAAATTTGAAAATCGATCAAATTGAAATTATAGGGGATATGGATTATTATATAAGCCCTTATGGTAACTTGCTATATGCTTTTGTAGGCAAACTAAAATATGGTGAAATAAATCCTAATGAGGATGAAGTAGATCACGTTTTTAAAGTTCCACTAAAATTCTTTTTGGAAAATGAACCACTGCTTTATAGAATGGAGATAGGTCCCATAAACCAAGAGGGTTTTCCTTTTCATTTAATAAATGGAGGAAAAGACTATAAGTTTAGAAAAGGGTATCTAGATGAGCATTTTTATGAATATAATAACTATAAGATATGGGGTTTTACAGGGCAGATTATTAAAAGTTTTATTGAAATTTTACAAAACAGTAATAAGAAATAG
- a CDS encoding M20 family metallopeptidase yields MAKNIESELIDIRRGFHENPELGFDLFKTSQKVKDFLLKEGIEFYEVAQTGICAIIRGKGEKTIALRADMDALPLQDKKICDYSSKINGKMHACGHDAHTTILLGAAKILNSMKDKIPGNVKLLFEPAEETTGGSPLMIKEGVLENPNVDAIIGLHVEEFLEAGTVGLKRGVAYAASNPFTIKVVGKGGHGASPHMTVDPIVIASNVIISLQNIVSREIPPTDPAVITIGSIHGGTAQNIIPEEVTISGIIRTMKSEHREYIKTRLVQVVEGIVTAMRGECEISIEESYPCLYNNDKLAEMFESKASQVISESNVYKLDQPTMGVESFAYFSMERPALFYFLGSGNKEKGIVNPAHGSLFDIDESCISIGVAMQCTLAYEFLLNS; encoded by the coding sequence ATGGCAAAAAATATTGAAAGTGAATTAATAGACATAAGAAGAGGCTTTCATGAAAACCCTGAATTAGGGTTTGATTTATTTAAAACCTCCCAGAAGGTAAAAGATTTTTTATTAAAGGAAGGCATTGAGTTTTATGAGGTAGCACAAACGGGAATCTGTGCTATTATTAGAGGCAAAGGTGAAAAAACTATTGCTTTAAGGGCAGATATGGATGCACTTCCATTGCAAGATAAGAAAATATGTGATTACTCCTCTAAAATTAATGGTAAAATGCATGCTTGTGGACATGATGCTCATACCACTATACTTTTGGGTGCAGCTAAGATATTAAATAGCATGAAGGATAAAATTCCAGGAAATGTTAAACTTTTATTTGAGCCAGCAGAAGAAACAACTGGTGGTTCACCTTTAATGATTAAAGAAGGAGTACTAGAAAATCCTAATGTGGATGCTATTATTGGGCTTCATGTAGAAGAATTTTTAGAGGCTGGAACCGTTGGTTTAAAAAGAGGCGTAGCTTATGCAGCATCGAATCCATTTACTATAAAAGTAGTAGGTAAAGGAGGACATGGTGCAAGCCCACATATGACGGTTGATCCCATTGTAATAGCTAGCAATGTTATTATTTCACTTCAAAACATTGTAAGCCGCGAAATTCCACCTACAGATCCTGCAGTAATTACTATAGGATCAATTCATGGAGGTACAGCTCAAAATATTATACCCGAAGAGGTTACAATATCGGGAATTATTAGAACTATGAAGAGTGAACATAGAGAATATATAAAGACCAGATTAGTTCAGGTAGTGGAAGGCATCGTTACCGCTATGAGAGGGGAATGTGAAATTAGTATTGAGGAAAGCTATCCTTGTCTTTATAATAATGATAAGCTTGCAGAGATGTTTGAAAGTAAAGCAAGTCAAGTTATTTCTGAGAGTAATGTTTATAAATTAGATCAGCCTACTATGGGTGTGGAAAGTTTTGCTTATTTCTCTATGGAAAGGCCAGCACTATTTTATTTTTTAGGAAGTGGTAATAAAGAAAAAGGTATAGTAAACCCGGCTCATGGTAGTTTATTTGATATAGATGAGAGTTGTATATCAATAGGTGTAGCTATGCAATGTACATTAGCTTATGAATTTTTATTGAATTCATAA
- a CDS encoding D-alanyl-D-alanine carboxypeptidase family protein: MKRKNRLLLFTLVFTLIFSTTVLAAVNPPELIGKAAISVDMDTNEIIYTKNIDNKMYPASITKLITALLLAENKKSTDNLNYTKTAKEQPSYSYNLNVQPVAIGDTMSADNVMDGLLLYSGNDIAYMIADNVGQNPTNFAKMMNDKATNLGMKGSHFITPNGLDDKNDQHYTTAYDLTLLGRAAYKNDWVKKSMGKKTSIIKSANGVEATVQNRNKLLGIEGNIGGKTGYTEKAGRCLVSIYERNGRHIIGVVMNSENDAKDTKVFEDMKKLIDFSYDAKKEVLNKKATEIKTISVPYKVIPFIGPEKTIDVPLESKEDVTFYKNDVAPQTSSKVSLTNAWKLNKKTSVGTLLFKQKDAEKSYKLYPMISKSALIKDNIIIYAAAAIVLIVVLALIVLLISSINRRKNRHSRGMRFK, from the coding sequence TTGAAAAGAAAAAATCGGCTTTTATTATTTACACTAGTGTTTACTTTAATATTTTCTACAACTGTTTTAGCTGCTGTTAACCCACCAGAATTAATTGGTAAAGCTGCCATTTCTGTAGATATGGATACTAACGAAATTATTTACACCAAAAACATTGATAATAAGATGTACCCAGCAAGTATTACAAAGCTTATTACAGCTTTACTACTAGCTGAAAATAAAAAATCAACAGATAATTTAAATTATACAAAAACTGCAAAAGAACAACCATCTTACTCTTATAATCTAAATGTACAGCCTGTAGCAATTGGAGATACAATGTCCGCTGACAACGTAATGGATGGACTTCTTCTTTATTCGGGAAATGATATAGCCTATATGATTGCCGATAACGTTGGTCAAAATCCAACTAATTTTGCTAAAATGATGAATGACAAGGCTACGAATCTAGGAATGAAAGGCTCTCATTTTATCACACCTAATGGTTTGGATGATAAAAATGATCAACATTATACAACTGCTTATGACCTAACTCTTTTAGGTAGAGCTGCTTATAAAAATGATTGGGTAAAAAAGTCTATGGGTAAAAAAACAAGTATAATAAAATCTGCTAATGGGGTCGAAGCTACTGTTCAGAATAGAAATAAACTTCTTGGCATAGAAGGCAACATAGGTGGTAAAACTGGCTATACAGAAAAGGCTGGAAGATGCTTAGTTTCTATATATGAACGTAACGGTCGCCATATCATAGGCGTTGTTATGAATTCTGAGAATGATGCAAAAGATACAAAGGTATTTGAAGATATGAAAAAACTAATTGACTTTAGTTATGACGCTAAAAAAGAAGTGCTTAATAAAAAAGCTACTGAAATCAAAACAATTTCTGTACCCTATAAGGTTATTCCATTCATAGGACCAGAAAAAACAATTGATGTGCCATTAGAGTCAAAGGAAGATGTGACTTTTTATAAAAATGATGTCGCACCACAAACTTCCTCTAAAGTTTCCCTCACGAATGCATGGAAACTTAATAAAAAGACTTCTGTTGGGACATTACTTTTCAAACAAAAAGATGCTGAAAAAAGCTATAAATTATATCCAATGATTTCAAAATCTGCTCTTATTAAAGATAATATAATTATCTATGCTGCAGCTGCCATTGTACTAATCGTAGTTTTAGCATTAATTGTATTATTAATTTCTTCTATCAACCGACGTAAAAATCGTCATAGTAGAGGAATGAGATTCAAATAG
- a CDS encoding ATP-dependent helicase, translated as MDNKIVSKKINSKLSKEQKDAVYSVNRNLLVTAGPGSGKTVVIVNRIVHLINEKNVKPKNIIVITFTRAAAINMKSRYVAINGKERVPFFGTFHGLFYKILKNYYGQINIVDTLEVYKLIKNVLMSYLDEVGDEKVKEVINNISVFKTSGKLMENFSPSIDKGIFIAAYNIYEQYRKEKNLFDFDDLQIGCRDLFIKNYTILKGYRSLFKHILVDEFQDCDSMQVEILKLLNEENSIFAVGDEDQCIYGFRGSNPECMVKFSEHFVGGGKLPLSTNYRCPKNIVEISMNIIKNNDLRNEKDITAFKQYDGIVAVLNNVNENSQAEEISCIIQKYKENNEKNYRDNAILYRTNVECRSLIDVFIKKRIPFKLLDKEYDFFQHFICKDIIAYFKLSIDKSDRESFVRIINKPFRYISKLNLDKLKRNPVKEDCFEMLKDIEEIPVFQMKMLDKLKKDIHFLNKISLENAIDNLVLSIGYHDYIKGYCTKFKIDLGEMEDVIDEFRQSAEGYNSIITFLAHVDQVKEEISKHKKNIDEDAVILSTIHGVKGMEFENVYLINCNEENIPHVNSIDNNLEEERRLFYVGITRAINNVWLCISKNVKGKAKETSRFIRECNILGSSDSDLPFKEGDAVMHKSFGSGVVIAITSKELEIKFEGEIIRKFDVNVLYNNSLISKV; from the coding sequence ATGGATAATAAAATAGTAAGCAAGAAAATAAATTCGAAATTAAGTAAAGAGCAAAAGGATGCTGTTTATTCTGTTAACAGAAATTTATTAGTAACAGCAGGACCGGGTAGTGGTAAAACAGTAGTTATTGTTAATAGGATTGTTCATTTAATAAATGAGAAAAATGTTAAACCAAAAAACATTATTGTCATTACTTTTACAAGAGCTGCGGCTATTAATATGAAAAGTAGATATGTTGCTATTAATGGAAAGGAGAGGGTTCCGTTTTTTGGAACATTTCATGGTTTGTTTTATAAGATTCTTAAGAACTATTACGGACAGATAAACATAGTAGATACACTAGAGGTATATAAACTCATAAAAAATGTACTTATGTCATATTTGGATGAGGTAGGTGATGAAAAAGTAAAGGAAGTTATAAATAATATTTCAGTATTCAAAACAAGTGGAAAGCTAATGGAAAATTTCTCTCCAAGTATTGATAAAGGAATCTTTATAGCGGCCTATAACATTTATGAGCAGTATAGAAAAGAAAAAAACTTATTTGATTTTGATGATCTTCAAATAGGGTGCAGAGATCTGTTTATAAAAAATTACACAATACTTAAGGGGTATAGAAGTTTATTTAAACATATTTTAGTAGATGAATTTCAAGATTGTGATTCTATGCAAGTTGAGATACTAAAGCTTTTAAATGAAGAAAATTCTATTTTTGCAGTAGGAGACGAGGACCAATGTATTTATGGTTTTAGAGGGTCGAATCCTGAGTGCATGGTTAAGTTTTCAGAGCATTTTGTAGGTGGAGGGAAATTACCCTTGTCTACTAACTATAGATGTCCAAAGAATATAGTAGAAATATCCATGAACATTATAAAAAATAACGACTTGAGAAATGAAAAGGATATAACAGCATTTAAGCAGTATGATGGCATCGTTGCAGTACTTAACAATGTAAATGAGAACTCACAGGCAGAGGAAATTAGCTGTATTATTCAAAAATATAAGGAAAATAATGAAAAAAATTATAGAGATAATGCCATATTGTACAGAACAAACGTAGAGTGCAGAAGTCTAATAGATGTCTTTATCAAAAAAAGAATACCTTTTAAGCTTTTAGACAAGGAGTATGACTTTTTTCAACATTTCATTTGTAAAGATATAATTGCATATTTTAAATTAAGTATTGATAAAAGTGATAGAGAGAGTTTTGTCAGAATAATTAATAAGCCCTTTAGATATATAAGTAAACTAAATTTAGATAAATTAAAAAGAAATCCCGTAAAAGAAGACTGTTTTGAAATGCTAAAAGATATTGAAGAAATACCGGTATTTCAAATGAAGATGCTAGATAAGTTAAAAAAGGATATACATTTTTTAAATAAAATTTCATTAGAAAACGCTATAGATAATTTAGTCTTAAGTATAGGATATCATGATTATATTAAAGGGTATTGCACTAAATTTAAGATAGATTTAGGTGAGATGGAGGATGTTATTGACGAGTTTAGACAATCAGCAGAAGGATATAACTCTATAATAACTTTTCTAGCCCATGTGGACCAGGTTAAAGAGGAAATTAGTAAGCATAAGAAAAATATAGATGAGGATGCAGTAATACTTAGTACAATTCACGGTGTTAAAGGTATGGAGTTTGAAAATGTATACTTAATAAATTGCAATGAGGAAAATATCCCCCATGTAAATAGTATAGATAATAACCTAGAGGAAGAAAGAAGACTATTTTATGTTGGAATTACAAGAGCTATAAACAATGTTTGGCTATGCATTAGTAAAAATGTAAAAGGAAAAGCGAAAGAAACCTCACGATTTATTAGAGAGTGCAATATTTTAGGATCAAGCGATTCGGATTTACCTTTTAAAGAAGGCGATGCGGTGATGCATAAAAGTTTTGGGAGTGGAGTCGTAATTGCAATTACTAGTAAAGAGTTAGAGATTAAGTTTGAGGGAGAAATTATAAGAAAATTTGACGTCAATGTATTGTATAATAACTCTTTAATTTCAAAAGTATAG
- a CDS encoding RluA family pseudouridine synthase — protein sequence MRIEIGANEAGQRTDKFMRKVLGDVPLSKIYKAFRKGDIRVNGNKIKEKHSLVQGDIVETKYITSEFKKEEFKRIENNLKITFEDANILMVEKWPGVLVHSDKKDGEATLIDYVLSYLYDKGDYQPENEITFKPAPCNRLDRNTSGIVMFGKNFKSLKLLNEMVRERNVEKYYMALVRNRIKDGVYEGYIYKNEDANISQVFDTEMPDTKKIAMEVKTLQSCGTFSLIDINLLTGRSHQLRAHLSHLGNSIVGDSKYGDKKMNSFFNNKYGLDYQYLYAYKAMFKNCPDDLSYMENKTIAESLPPILKKIKKDVFKF from the coding sequence ATGAGGATAGAAATTGGAGCGAATGAAGCGGGACAAAGAACGGATAAATTCATGAGAAAAGTACTTGGTGATGTGCCGTTAAGTAAAATATATAAAGCTTTTAGAAAAGGTGATATTAGGGTTAATGGTAACAAAATCAAGGAAAAACATTCTTTAGTACAAGGCGATATTGTTGAAACAAAATATATTACAAGTGAGTTTAAAAAAGAAGAGTTTAAAAGAATTGAAAACAATTTAAAAATTACATTTGAGGATGCTAATATATTAATGGTTGAAAAATGGCCGGGAGTTTTAGTTCATTCTGATAAAAAAGATGGCGAAGCTACTTTAATAGATTATGTGCTTTCTTATTTATATGATAAGGGAGATTATCAGCCAGAAAATGAAATAACATTTAAACCAGCACCTTGTAATAGATTAGATAGAAATACTTCAGGTATAGTTATGTTTGGTAAGAACTTTAAATCTCTTAAACTTTTAAATGAAATGGTAAGAGAAAGAAATGTTGAAAAATATTATATGGCTTTAGTAAGAAACAGAATTAAAGATGGGGTTTACGAGGGATATATATATAAAAATGAGGATGCAAATATATCACAGGTATTTGACACCGAGATGCCAGATACAAAAAAAATAGCAATGGAAGTTAAAACGTTGCAAAGTTGTGGTACATTTTCTTTAATAGATATTAATCTTTTAACAGGAAGAAGCCATCAACTTAGAGCGCATTTAAGCCATTTGGGTAATTCTATTGTTGGTGATTCAAAATATGGAGATAAAAAAATGAATAGTTTCTTTAACAACAAATATGGTTTAGATTACCAATATTTATATGCGTATAAGGCAATGTTTAAGAATTGCCCGGATGATTTATCTTATATGGAGAATAAAACTATTGCAGAGAGTTTACCACCAATATTAAAAAAGATTAAAAAGGATGTATTTAAATTTTAG